A single window of Tachyglossus aculeatus isolate mTacAcu1 unplaced genomic scaffold, mTacAcu1.pri scaffold_118_arrow_ctg1, whole genome shotgun sequence DNA harbors:
- the LOC119922675 gene encoding olfactory receptor 14K1-like, whose translation HMYFFLKNLSFIDLCYISTVVPKSIINSLSSDSSISFLGCASQLFLVVLFAASEICVLTAMSYDRYAAICSPLRYVLIMNKTACMHMAAASWLSGGLLGVLFSASTFSLTFCGSNAVQQFFCDVPPLLKISCSEVHIVIDVSVAAALVLDAVCFTYVTLSYVLIFSAVLRMPSSEGRTKAFSTCLPHLTVIIIFLFTGAFAYLKPPSDSPSALDPLVSVFYTVMPPTMNPLIYSL comes from the coding sequence cacatgtacttctttcttaagaacttgtccttcattgatctctgctacatttctacagtGGTACCCAAATCCATTATCAACTCCTTgagcagtgacagctccatctccttcctgggttgtgcctcacagctcttcctagtggtcttgtttgctgcttcagagataTGTGTCCttactgcaatgtcttatgatcgttatgctgccatctgctcccccctgcgctatgtgctcatcatgaacaaaacagcctgtatgcacatggcagcagcatcatggctcagtggaggtcTGCTTGGAGTAttgttttcagcttctacttTCTCCTTGACCTTTTGTGGATCCAatgctgtccagcagttcttctgtgacgtcccccctctgctgaagatctcctgctctgaagtccacattgtcattgatgtgagtgtggctgctgcGTTAGTCTTGGATGCCGTCTGCTTCACTTATGTCACCCTCTCCTACGTCTTGATCTTCTCAgcggtgctgaggatgccgtcctccgagggccgaaccaaagccttctccacctgcctgccccatctcactgtcatcattatttttctctttaccggagcatttgcctatctcaaaccaccttcagactcgccctcagctctggatccgctggtttccgtgttctacactgtgatGCCCCCCACtatgaacccccttatctacagcctg